The Neomonachus schauinslandi chromosome 11, ASM220157v2, whole genome shotgun sequence genomic sequence CGAAGCTAAAACCTGTATCTGCCTGATTCAGAGCCCTGCTCTTTTCCCTCTGCTACAACTACCTTCGGGAGGTTTCCTGTTTTGCCCTCTGCTGGATGTGGACACAGGTTCACCCTTCAGAGAGCTTTAGAGCTGAGTGGATGGATGTTGGAAGGTCCCCTGGGCAGCCCGGGCCTCACCAATTACAGGGCCCTAGGACAAGCTGAGCCCAGGCTGAACATTTGCTTCCACTTGCCCTCATCCCAGATCATGAAGAGTGAAGTATTGCGAGTTACCCATGAACTCCAAGCCATGAAGGACAAGATCAAAGAGAACAGTGAGAAAATCAAAGTGAACAAGACCCTGCCGTACCTTGTGTCCAACGTTAtcgaggtgtgtgtgtatgtggaggggaagagaaaagggtCAGCCGGGCTTGGAGGCAGCCTGCGATGGGGCCATTGGAAAAAGAGTGGGTGAAAAGCTTTGAGGCCCAAGTTGCACGTTAGAACTACACCTCCTGGGGCCCCCTCCCTAGTGGGCATTTCCAGGGTGGTATACACACCTAGACACCCTGAAAAGGCCTCAGAAGCCACACATGTTTCCTCTTTACTTGGGCGGTACAGAGCTCTTGGGGGACAGAAAAGCAACACCTAAAGGGATCTTATCAGTCCCCTGGCTTATCAGCTGCACCTTTGCTGAGACTGGGGCTAGTCTGAGGAAGGGGGTGGATTGTTTTCACCTGGGAAGTGCTAGTCTCTGAGGAGTTCAGGGGGCTGAGCAGGGCCTCTTGACCTGAGCTTTTTCCCTTCCCAGCTTCTAGATGTTGATCCCAATGACCAAGAAGAGGATGGTGCCAATATTGACCTGGATTCCCAGAGGAAGGGTAAATGTGCAGTGATCAAAACCTCTACACGACAGGTGAGGCTAGCTCAAGGATAGAACTAAGGAGGGTGAGGCGTGGAGGTCGGACAGGACTAGGGAGCTTTATTATTGAAGGCAGTAACTGAGATTCAACCTAGAATTTTCCCTACAGACATACTTCTTGCCTGTGATTGGGTTGGTGGATGCTGAAAAGCTAAAGCCAGGAGATTTGGTGGTGAGTGGTGTCCCTGAACCTGGGCAGGGCTTTTCCAGTGAGGTTTCTCCCACTGACTAGCTGGGCCTCTGCCGCAGGCCCCGGTCACTGTTGGCCCTGAACCTTGGCAGAGCAGCCCGGGGAGTCTGAGCTCATCAGCTTGCTCTTTGGTTCTTGTCTTCCCTAGTCCTGTATTTTCCTTTCACTTTACAGACACCTGCCACCCAGCCAGTTAGTTAGGTCTTGAGCTGGGACAAATCTGAAGGCTTCGTGCTCTGTCCCCAGGGTGTGAACAAAGATTCCTATCTGATCCTGGAGACCCTGCCCACAGAGTATGACTCTCGGGTGAAGGCCATGGAGGTGGATGAGAGGCCCACAGAACAATATAGTGACATCGGGGGCCTGGACAAGCAGATTCAGGAGGTGAGGGAGGCACGGGCTGCTAATAGCAGCATTGCCCACcttttgtgtttttctgcttCATTGACCAGAGCACTTACTGCCAACATGCCTCTTATCATAGCATTCCAGGGAGGTAAGGAGGGTGCCGTGTAACAGTTTAggagactgaggtccagagattaaatgacttgtctTGAGGGTCACAGAAGGTTAGGAccagagccaggactggaactCAGGCTCCTGGTTCTTACCCTGGTGCCTTTCTACCATGTCCTGCTGTTCCTGGAGCGGCTGTAGCCAGCCTTGGTGGGAGTGAGCATTCTGTGTCCTTCTGatgcaggggaaggagaggccATGTCCCTGAATTGGCGTTAGGAGGTTTGCGGGATGGGGTTGAAGTCATTAAGTGTCAGGCGGTAGGATCCCTCCAGGCTTCACTCTCCTCACCCAGGACTTCTTCCTGGCAGCTGGTGGAGGCCATTGTCCTGCCAATGAACCACAAGGAGAAGTTTGAGAACTTGGGGATCCAGCCTCCAAAAGGAGTGTTGATGTATGGCCCCCCAGGTACGGGGAAGACCCTGCTGGCCCGGGCCTGTGCCGCACAGACCAAGGTGAGTGCTTTGGAagggaatgaggaagaaatggatAGAAGCTAAAGCTCTGCCAAGTAGGCTCAGAGGGACCTCTCTTGGTGCCTTTGGCCTGACTCTTGTCACCGTGCCCCTTCGACAGGCTACCTTCCTGAAGCTGGCTGGCCCCCAGCTGGTGCAGATGTTCATTGGGGATGGTGCCAAGCTGGTCCGGGATGCCTTTGCTCTGGCCAAGGAGAAAGCTCCATCCATTATCTTCATTGATGAGCTGGATGCCATTGGCACTAAGCGGTAAGGGGTTGCtgagtgggggtgcctgggtggctcagtcgttgagcatctgccttcggctcaggtcatagtcccagggtcctgggatcgagccccgcatcgggctccctgctctgcgggaagcctgtttctccctctgccactctccccgcttgtgttccctctctccctgtctctctctgtcaaataaataaaatcctaaaaaaagaggggggtggTGCTGAGTGCCACCAAGGagattgttttaaattccaactatttcccaccctgtcccctccttcccctggaaCAGTGGCAACTCTACTCTTGTGGTTCTACGTCCTGAATTCTGTTCAAACTAGcttccttgcttcttttttcccctgaccATCCATTCTCCTCACGGCTACCTGCATGTTCCTTTCATACCTGCTTGCTTCCCTCGCATACACCCACACTCCCTCACACAGACGTCCTACTTGAAACCCTTTGTGGGCCCCCATTGCTCCTTGGGATAAATGCTGGACTTACCATGGCCTGCCTGGTCTGCCGTGTGGCTTTCCCTGTTCCCCTCCACTTCATCCTGGACctgtccccgcccccacctcttcccagcatccatttagttaatttttttaagatttttatttatttattaaggccatttatttgagagagcaattGAGCACATGCacttgaggtgggggaggggcagagggggaaggagaggaagagggaaagaatcccaagcagactccacccctGAGTGCAGAGCAGGAGGCGGGacttgacctcacgaccctgagattatgacctgagctgaaaccaagagtagaacgcttaactgactgtgccacccagatgccccaacatcTCTTTGGTTTATAGGTCCGCTCTATGATCGAAGTCCATTTGGCCCTGGTGGGAGAGAGTTTGCACCTGTTCCTTTTCTAGAATatacttttcctgttttttagtGGTTGGTTGCCTAGCCTTTGTGTTCTCACCGTGAGAGATACTTCCTCAGGGATGCCTGTTTGGGCTCCCCTTTACACTCCAAGTCTGGATCCCATATTTCTAAGCTTTAGCTCAGTTTGCAGTGGCACATTCATTGGGGGATAGCCCAGGCAGTGGTTGGTTTTGCTCACTGTTTTATCCTCAGCCTGGCTGATACCAGGAGCCTCTCCAGTCTCTGACACCTGTTCTGTGTCAGTCCTGGGCTGGCCGCAAGTTGAGCGTGACCTTTCCCTGCCCTGGATAGTTGGGTTAGATTTCTGGTGGCTGGTGGAGGGGAAGGCTCTGCCCAAGTTGTGGCCTCATCAGTGTGTCGGGCCTCTTGTGTGCCTCAGCTTTGACAGTGAGAAGGCCGGAGACCGGGAGGTGCAGAGGACAATGTTGGAGCTTCTGAACCAACTGGATGGGTTCCAGCCTAACACCCAAGTAAAGGTGAGTATTGTcatcacagatgaagaaaatggagCTTAGAGGGCAGGGCACCTTCTCGGTCACCCAGCTAGTGCAGCTAGAATTAGAATTGAGATTGTCTTTAACACCGTTGTTTGATGTGGACCCTGGGCTGCCTCTCTGCTTGGCATGGCCTTGACTGTTGTCTGTCTGGGAGCCCCATCTTCCTCAGTTCATGTtgctgcttctccccttgctcaGGTGATTGCAGCCACCAACAGGGTGGACATCCTGGACCCCGCACTGCTCCGCTCAGGCCGTCTGGACCGGAAGATTGAATTCCCCATGCCCAACGAGGAGGCCCGGGCCAGAATCATGCAGATCCACTCCCGCAAGATGAACGTCAGGTGAGCAAGGACATGAGCAAGGCGCTGAGATCTGAAGGGGCAGCAGCAGAGCCGTCTCTGTTGTCTTTCTCGTACTGAGTGTCCCCAGGTCTCCg encodes the following:
- the PSMC3 gene encoding 26S proteasome regulatory subunit 6A isoform X1, encoding MNLLPKVESPVTRQEKMATVWDEAEQDGIGEEVLKMSTEEIIQRTRLLDSEIKIMKSEVLRVTHELQAMKDKIKENSEKIKVNKTLPYLVSNVIELLDVDPNDQEEDGANIDLDSQRKGKCAVIKTSTRQTYFLPVIGLVDAEKLKPGDLVGVNKDSYLILETLPTEYDSRVKAMEVDERPTEQYSDIGGLDKQIQELVEAIVLPMNHKEKFENLGIQPPKGVLMYGPPGTGKTLLARACAAQTKATFLKLAGPQLVQMFIGDGAKLVRDAFALAKEKAPSIIFIDELDAIGTKRFDSEKAGDREVQRTMLELLNQLDGFQPNTQVKVIAATNRVDILDPALLRSGRLDRKIEFPMPNEEARARIMQIHSRKMNVSPDVNYEELARCTDDFNGAQCKAVCVEAGMIALRRGATELTHEDYMEGILEVQAKKKANLQYYA
- the PSMC3 gene encoding 26S proteasome regulatory subunit 6A isoform X2; amino-acid sequence: MSTEEIIQRTRLLDSEIKIMKSEVLRVTHELQAMKDKIKENSEKIKVNKTLPYLVSNVIELLDVDPNDQEEDGANIDLDSQRKGKCAVIKTSTRQTYFLPVIGLVDAEKLKPGDLVGVNKDSYLILETLPTEYDSRVKAMEVDERPTEQYSDIGGLDKQIQELVEAIVLPMNHKEKFENLGIQPPKGVLMYGPPGTGKTLLARACAAQTKATFLKLAGPQLVQMFIGDGAKLVRDAFALAKEKAPSIIFIDELDAIGTKRFDSEKAGDREVQRTMLELLNQLDGFQPNTQVKVIAATNRVDILDPALLRSGRLDRKIEFPMPNEEARARIMQIHSRKMNVSPDVNYEELARCTDDFNGAQCKAVCVEAGMIALRRGATELTHEDYMEGILEVQAKKKANLQYYA